A segment of the Fusobacterium ulcerans genome:
TGACAGGACTTCCAATAGGTGGAGGAAAAGGAGGAAGTGACTTTAACTCTACAGATAAATCAGACAGAGAGATAAAAAGATTCTGCGAGAGCTTTATGACAGAACTTTATCGTCATATAGGACCAGATAAAGACGTTCCAGCAGGGGATATAGGTGTAAGTGGAAGAGAGATAGGATATCTTTTTGGACATTACAGAAGAATAAAAGGTGCTTATGAAAATGGAGTACTTACTGGAAAAAATCAAAATTATGGTGGAAGTAAAATAAGACCAGAGGCAACTGGATATGGAGTAACTTATTTCATTCAAGAGATGTTAAAAGATATGGGAGAATCTATTGAAGGAAAAATTGTAGCTATATCAGGATATGGAAATGTTGCATGGGGAGCTGCTAAGAAAATGGCAGAGCTTGGAGCAAAGGTAGTTACTATTTCTGGTTCTAAAGGATATGTATATGATCCTGATGGAATAAAAGGTGAAAAAGTAGATTATATGCTTGAAGTAAGAGGAAATAAAGATGTATCTTTAAAAGATTTTGCTGAGAAATTTAACCTTGAATACTTTGAAGGGAAAAAACCTTGGGAAAGAAAAGTTGATATAGTTGTTCCATGTGCTATTCAAAATGAAATACTTCTTGAAGATGCTCAAAAAATAGTTGAAAATGGAGTAAAAATAGTTTGTGAGGGAGCTAATATGCCATGCAGTGCTGAAGCTATTGAACTATTTGAAAAACATGGAATTGGATTTGGAGCTGCAAAAGCTGCTAATGCTGGAGGAGTTGCAGTATCAGCTTTAGAAATGTCTCAAAATAGTTTGAGATATCAATGGTCTGAAGAGGAAGTAGACAGCAAACTTCATGACATAATGAAAGATATTTACAAAAAATCTAAAGAAATGAGTGTTCAATATAATGTAAGTTTAGCTAAAGGTGCAAATATAGCTGGATTTAAAAAAGTTGCAGACACTATGTTAATGCAGGGAAATTATTAATTTGAAATAGAAAAGAACTAAGATAGAGAGCAGTTCATTTGGATTGCTCTCTTCTTGCATAGATAAAATGGCGGTGAAATTATGTATAAAATAGTAGAAAAGAAATGGCTTACACCAATCATCTGTTATATGGATGTAGAAGCACCTGATCTGGCAGCATCAGCTCAGCCGGGGCAGTTTCTTATCATTAAGACAGATGCTAAGGGGGAACGTATCCCTTTGACTATATGCGACTATGACAGGAAAAAAGGAACAGTAGCTATTGTTTTTCAAGTGCTTGGAGAGAGTACTAAGAAAATGGGAGAATTTGAAAAGGGAGAATATTTTGCTGATGTAGTAGGTCCTCTTGGACAGCCAAGCGAGCTTATACATACAGATATGGAAGAGCTGAAAAAGAAAAAATATCTCTTTGTAGCTGGGGGAGTAGGAACAGCTCCAGTATACCCACAAGTAAAATGGATGAAAGAAAATGGTATAGATGCTGATGTAATAATTGGTACAAGAAGCAGAGATACTTTAATATTTGAAGATGGAATGAAATCTGTATCAGGTAATCTCTATGTATGTACAGATGATGGAACATATGGGAGAAAAGGAATGGTTACAGATGTAATAGACGACCTTTTAAAAGAAGGAAAGCATTATGATCATGCTATTGTAATCGGACCTATGATAATGATGAAGTTTGCATCTAAAAAATGCAGAGAAAATAATATTCCAAATACAGTAAGTCTAAATCCTTTAATGGTAGATGGAACTGGAATGTGTGGTGCATGCAGAGTAACAATAGAGGGAAGAGTCAAATTTGCCTGTGTAGATGGACCGGAATTTGATGGAGATCAAGTAAACTTTGATGAAGCAATGAGAAGACAGAATATGTATAAGACAGAAGAGGGAAGAAATATTCTCATGATAGAAGATGGAGAAACTCATCACAACCCTTCTTGTCCTAATCATGAAATAGTAGTGGATAAAAAGAAAAGAGTACCTGTGAGAGAGCAGGAACCTGATATAAGAAACAAGAACTTTGAAGAAGTATGTTACGGATATAACATGGAGGAGGCTCAGGCAGAAGCTTCAAGATGCATCAACTGTAAAAATCCTCTATGTGTGCAGGGATGTCCTGTATCAATAGATATACCAGCTTTTATTAAAAAGATAAAAGAAGGAGATATGGCAGGAGCAGGAAGAATAATAGCTGAATACTCAAATCTTCCAGCAGTATGTGGAAGAGTATGTCCACAGGAAACTCAATGTGAAGGAAAATGTATACTAGGAATAAAAGGTGAGCCTGTATCTATTGGTAAATTAGAGAGATTCGTAGGAGACTGGGTAATAGCCAATGGAATAGAATATGAGATAAAAGAAAAGAATAACAAGAAAGTTGCAGTCATAGGAGGAGGACCAGCAGGACTTACAGCAGCAGGAGACTTGGCTAAGATGGGATATGATGTAACTATTTATGAAGCGCTTCACAAACTGGGAGGAGTATTAAGCTATGGGATTCCAGAGTTCAGACTTCCAAAGGAAAAAGTAGTGGATAAGGAAATAGAAAATCTGTATAAGCTGGGAGTAAAAGTAGTAACTAATGCTGTAGTAGGAAGAACTTTTACAATAGATGAACTCTTGGACAGAAAGGGATTCTCAGCAGTATTCATAGGAAGCGGAGCAGGACTCCCAAGATTTATGAATATCCCCGGAGAAAACTATAATGGGGTAATATCAGCAAATGAATTTTTAACAAGGGTAAACCTTATGAGAGCTAATAAATCTGATTATGCAACACCTATAAAAATAGGTAAGAGAGTAATAGTAGTAGGTGGAGGAAACGTTGCTATGGATGCTGCCAGAACTGCTAAGAGGCTGGGAGCAGATACAACAGTAGTCTACAGAAGAGGAGAAGCAGAACTACCAGCTAGAAGAGAAGAGGTAGAACATGCTAAAGAAGAGGGAATTAAATTCCATTTTCTAGTATCACCTACAGAAGTAGTTGGAGATGAAAAAGGCTGGGTAAAAGAGATCAAATGTATAAGAATGGAGCTTGGAGAACCAGATGAAAGTGGTAGAGCAAAATTCTCACCAATAGAGAACAGCGAATTTATAATAGAAGCAGAAACAGTAATAATGTCACTGGGAACATCACCAAATCCACTTATAGCTTCAACAACAGAAAACCTTAAAGTCAATAGATGGAAGGGAATAGAAGCAGAAGAGGAAACTGGAAGGACTTCAAGAGAGGGAGTATTTGCAGGGGGAGATGCAGTAACAGGAGCAGCTACAGTAATACTTGCAATGGAAGCAGGAAAGAAAGCAGCAGCAGAAATAGATAATTATTTGAAAAATAAATAAAAAAAGTGGTGACTGAATAGGTCACCATATTTTTATATTACATGAGTTAAAGGCATTAAAATAATACCTGCAAAAGTAGCTATTAATGCTTCTTTAGTGTACCCATACTGTCTAGAACTTGGAAGAAGTTCTTCAATAGCTATGTAAAGCATAATTCCTGAAATAACTCCAAATATCATTCCTAGAGTAAGATCATTAATATAAGGCTTTAATATTAGGAAAGCTAAAGTAGCTCCAATCGGCTCTGCTATTCCTGATAAAAAAGTATACTTAAAAGCTTTCATCTTGCTTCCAGTAGCAAAATAAATAGGCATAGCTACAGAGATTCCCTCTGGAATATTGTGCATAGCTATAGCCAAAGCAATAGAGATACCTAAAGTCATATTTTCATAACCAGCCATAAATGTTGCTATTCCTTCTGGAAAGTTATGAAGCCCTATTGCCAGAGTAGATACAAACCCAACTCTGAAAAGATTTTCATGCTGTTTTCCATCTCCATGAGGTTCATTTTCATGGGGAACAAATTTATCCAGCATAGCTGCCAATAGCACTCCTATAAGAAGGAATATGACTCCCAAAACTACGCCCATTTTGTCTCCAGCATATGCTGCTAAAAGAATATTTGCATTAGGCATAAGATCAGTAAAAGATACACTTATCATAACTCCCCCAGCAAATCCTAATGAAATAGTTACCAGTTTTTCACTTTTTTTGTTAGTTAAAAATATTATGAAAGCCCCAAGCAGTGTTGACATTCCAGCTAAGAAAGATAAAATCAATGCTCTTGTCGCTGCTACATCTTCAAACATTTATTCACTTCCTTTCTTTAAATTACGAGATTTTATATATTATTACAAAAAATACCTCATAATTCCTTTATAATTTATTAATCATTTTTTAAAAGTTCATAGCTGCTTGAAATAGTTGGCATCTTTAAAACATCAAGCATTCTCTCAAGAAGAACCCCTTCTCTGTTTGGATATTTGAATCCATAACTTGCCAGTATACATTGAGTAATGAACTGAACTCCTCTTTCTATAGCAATAGGAAGACTGTCTCCTTGCAGAAGGCTTCCTATAACAACGCTTGTATAAGCATCTCCAGTACCTGGATAAGAAGCAGGAATATATTTACAGCTTACTTTCCAGAAAACATTATTTTCTCTGTCATAAGCTACAACATTTGTTTTTCTGTCAGTAGAATGAGAATCTTCATCAGGAACACTTGTAGCTATTACTATTTTTGGTCCCATAGCTGCCAGCTCAATAAGCCATTCTTTCACTTCAGATTCACTTATTTCTTTTTTGTATTCCTTATCTAAAAGAAAAGTAACCTCTGTAAAGTTAGGAGTGATTATATCAGCCTTTCCAATTAGCTTTTTCATTTCCTCTACCATCTCGTTTCCCATTGTTCCATAAAGTCTTCCATTATCTCCTAGTACTGGATCTATAACAGTAAGATTATTTTTATGTCCAAAGAAATCTACAAAGTCAGCTACTATTTTTATTTGTCTAGGAGACCCTAAGAATCCAGAGTATATACAATCAAATTCAAGTCCTAGCTTTTTCCAGTGAGCTATATGCTGTTCCATGTAATCAGTAAGATCAAGGAAGCTAAATCCTTCAAATCCTCCAGTATGAGTAGAAAGTACTGCTGTTGGAACAGGACATACCTGTAATTTCATGCTTGAAAGTATGGGTATAATACTTGTTAATGAAGATCTTCCATAACCAGAAAGATCATGAATAGCTGCTACTTTTTTTACTATATTATCCATTTTATTCCCCTTTTATTTTAGTTTGTATATTTTTATTTCGCTATAATTTTATTTTAAGATTATTTATTTCCATAATTATTATACAATATTTTGCTGAAATAAGCTATAAGAGAGTAAAAAAAGCTATTTACAAGAAGTTTTCTATTTTTTATTTTATCTTTATTCCAATAATCAGAGCTATGTCCATAGTTTGAGTTATACTGAGCTGCATGCCTCGTAATTCACTGTAATTATCTGATACTCTTATATTTTCTATAATACAGCTAGAAAAATCAATTCCCTTCAAAGGAGTCTTAAAAAAGTCTGTATTAGAAAAATTTACATTGTCTAATTTGATTTTTTTCATTTTTATTTCAGAGAGGAAGCCATAATTAAAGAAACTATCTCTGATATTCATACTCACCCAAAGAGAGTTGGAATAGTTAGCATAGAAAAAAGAGCTTTTGTTTATATCAATATTTTTAAATATACTTTGGTTAAAATCACATCCATCACCATTACAGTCAGTAACAGTGCTTGAGTTCCAATAAGATGAAATAAATTTACAATTTTTAAAACTGCATTTAGTCATCTCTACATGAGAAAAAGAAGAATTTGTAAAATCACAATTTTCAAATTTACATTCTTGAAATATGCTATTTTCAAAATCGATTCTTTTTAGATTCATATTAGCAATAGACTCTTGGTAATATTCTCCACAAACTGAAATTTCCTCTTCAATAGCTTTAAGTATATCCTGCTCCAGCATAATAACTCCTTTTTATTAATATATTTATTCAACTTATTATACCATAAAAAAAGAGACTGACCAGAGGTCAGTCTCAAAAATACTTAGATATTTAAATCTTTATTATTTTTTTTCAGAAGCAAAGTCCATAGAAGCAAGTCTGTTATATTGTCTCCATCTTCTTTGAGCTTCAAATTTGTTTAATTCAAATAGTTCTTTAGCGTGAGCTGGGTTAGCTTTAGAAAGAGTAGCGTATCTTACTTCTCCTAATAAGTACTCTTCATATTTATCCCAGTTAGGTTCTTTAGAATCTATTTGTAATGGGTTTTTACCTTCTGCTTCAAGAGTTGGATTGTATCTGAAGATTGGCCAGTATCCACATTCAGTAGCAAGTTTCATCTCGTTTTGAACTTTAGACATACCTTTCTTTAATCCGTGGTTGATACATGGAGCATAAGCTATGATTAGAGATGGGCCATTATATGCTTCAGCCTCTTTAAGAGCTTTTAGGTATTGTTGTTGATTTGCACCCATACAAACTTGTGCAACATAGATATGTCCATAAGACATAGCTATAGCAGCAAGGTCTTTTTTCTTAACTGATTTACCAGCAGCAGCGAATTTTGCAATTGCTCCTGTAGGTGTTGATTTAGAAGCTTGTCCTCCAGTATTAGAGTAAACTTCTGTATCTAGAACTACAATGTTTATATCTTCATTAGAAGCTAAAACGTGGTCAACTCCACCATAACCGATGTCATATGCCCAACCGTCTCCTCCGAAGATCCATTGAGATTTTTTGATTAAGTATTGTTTTAAGCTTAAGATTTCTTTACAGATTTCACAGTCTTTTCCTTCAAGAGCAGCAATTATTTTAGCTGAAACTTCTTGAGTTTTAGCAGCTGATGATCTGTTTTCAATCCATTCTTTGAATAGTTCAGCAACTTCTGCTGGAACTTTATCCATATTTACTTCCATTATGTTTTGAAGTCTATCTCTCATAGCTTCAACTGCAACGTGCATTCCCATTCCGAATTCAGCATTGTCTTCGAATAGAGATGAAGCCCATGATGGTCCATGTCCATTTTTGTTAGTTGTATATGGAGTAGCAGGAGCAGATCCACTGTATATTGAAGAACATCCAGTAGCATTAGCTATCATCATTCTGTCTCCGAATAATTGAGTGATTGCTTTAAGGTATGGAGTTTCTCCACATCCTGGACAAGCACCGTGGAATTCGAATAATGGTTGAGCAAATTGAGATCCTTTTACAGTATCTTTAGACATTAAGTCGCTTCTGTATTCAACATTGTTGAATAGGTATCCAGCTTTTCTGTCTTCTCCAGCCTCTAGAGAATCAGCAATAGGTTTCATAACTAGAGCTTTTTCTTTAGCAGGACATGTATTAGCACAAGATCCACATCCAGTACAATCTAGAGCAGAAACTTGCATTCTATATTCAAATCCTTCTAATCCTTTTCCAATTGGTTTTATAGTTTTTAATTCAACTGGAGAAGCTGCTTTTTCTTCAGCAGTCATTAAGAATGGTCTTAAAACTGCGTGAGGACATACATATGAACATTGGTTACATTGGATACAGTTTTCAGCAATCCATACAGGAACGTGAACTGCGATTCCTCTTTTTTCGAAAGCAGAAGTTCCGTTTTCAAAAGTACCATCTTCGTATCCATCAAATGCAGATACTGGTAAGTCATATCCTTTTATAGCATTAACTGGTTTAGCAATTCTTTCTACGAATTTCTCAGTTTTAGTCATTTCGCTGCTGCAAGTTCCACAACAACAGTTTTCATGTTCGTGTCCTGAGCAATCACAAGTAACATCAAGATCAGCCCAAGCTGGATCTACTGGAACTTCGATTAATCCTTCTGCTCCTTTATCGATAGCGCTATAGTTCATTTGAACGATATCGTCACCTTTTTTAGCATAAGATTTTTTAGCGTAGTCTTTCATATATTGTTGAGCTTCTTCAAATGGAATGATATCAGCTAGTTTGAAGAAAGCAGCTTGCATGATTGTATTAGTTCTTTGTCCTAATCCAATTTCTTCAGCTAGAGCAGTAGCGTTGATTATGAATAATCTAGCTCCATTTTTAGCTAAATCTTTTTTAACTTTAGCTGGGATTTCTTTTACAGCTTCTTCTGGAGACCAAATACAGTTGATCAAGAAAGATCCACCTTTTCTGATTCCTGAAGTCATATCATATAGATGTAAGTAAGCTGGTACTGAACAAGCAACGAAACTTGGGTTAGAAATTAGGTAACTTGCTTTGATAGGAGTTTTTCCAAATCTTAAGTGAGATCTAGTAACTCCTCCTGATTTTTTAGAGTCATATGCGAAGTATCCTTGAGCATATAAATCAGTTTTGTCTCCAATGATTTTGATAGAGTTTTTGTTAGCTCCAACTGTACCGTCAGCTCCAAGTCCAAAGAATAGACATTCTTTAACGTCTGGGCTAGTAACAGATATAGGTGCTCCAACTTCTAGTGAAGTGAAAGTAACGTCATCAACGATACCAACAGTAAATTTATTTTTAGGTTGATCTAATTTTAAGTTTTCAAATACTGCAACTACTTGAGCAGGTGTAGTATCTTTAGAAGATAGTCCATATCTTCCTCCAACGATTACTGGAGCGTTTTCTTTTCCGTAGAAAATAGATTGGATATCTTGTAATAAAGGTTCTCCAACTGATCCAGGTTCTTTAGTTCTATCTAATACAGCTATTTTCTTAACTGTTTTAGGGAATACATCAAAGAAATATTTTTCAGAGAATGGTCTGAATAAGTGAACAGAAACTATTCCAACTTTTTCTCCTTTAGCATTTAAATAATCAATTGTTTCTTCAGATATAGGGCAGATAGATCCCATAGCTATGATGATTCTTTCTGCATCTGGAGCTCCATAATAGTTGAAAGGTTTGTAATCTCTTCCAGTTGCTTTAGAAATTTCAGCCATGTAGTGAGCAACTACATCAGGTACTGCATCATAGAATTTATTTTGAGCTTCTCTAGCTTGGAAATAAATGTCATCATTTTCAGCAGTTCCTCTAGTTACTGGATGCTCAGGGTTAAGAGCTCTTTCTCTGAAAGCTTGAACTTCGTTCATGTCTATTAAGTTTTTGAAAACTTCATAGTCAATAACTTCTACTTTTTGAATTTCGTGAGAAGTTCTGAATCCATCAAAGAAGTGCATGAAAGGAATTCTTGTTTTGATAGCTGCTAAGTGAGCTACTCCTGCAAGGTCCATAACTTCTTGAACTGAGTTAGTTGCTAACATAGCAAATCCAGTTTGTCTAGCAGCATATATATCTTGATGGTCTCCGAAGATAGATAATGCTTGAGCAGATAGTGCTCTTGCTGATACATGGATAACTCCTGGAAGAAGTTCTCCAGCTATTTTATACATGTTAGGTATTTTTAATAATAATCCTTGAGAAGCAGTATAAGTTGTTGTTAGTGCTCCTGCTTGTAAAGACCCGTGTACAGTTCCAGCAGCTCCTGCTTCAGATTGCATTTCTACTACTTTTACTGGTACTCCGAAAATATTTTTCATTCCTTTTGAAGCCCATTCATCTGTGTATTCTGCCATTGGAGATGATGGAGTGATTGGGTAGATTCCAGCTACTTCTGTGAACGCATATGAAGCGTACGCAGCAGCTTGGTTACCGTCCATAGTCTGCATTTTTTTAACCATTACAATATCCTCCTATAATTTTAAAGTATTTTAAAAAAATTACTCTACTATATATTTTAAATCATTATTAAAATTTGTCAATTATAAATTCACTTTTTTTTGATATTTTTTAACAAATTATTTTCCTGCAACAATTTTATAAGTATCTCTAGCTATTACAAGCTCTTCATTTGTAGGTATTTTATAAACTAAAACTTTAGAATCTTCAGTAGAAAGTTTTACATTTCCTTTTTTTCTAACTGAGTTAACTTCTTTATCAATCTTTGCTCCCATGAATTCAAGTCCACTGATTACAGATTCTCTTATTCCAGCAGCATTTTCTCCAATTCCTCCAGCGAAGCAGATTGCGTCTACTCCACCCATAGCAGCAGCATAAGCTCCTATGTAAGATTTGATTTTGTAGATAAACATTTCTTCAGCAAGTATAGCTCTTTCGTCTCCTTCAGCTACACCGTTTTCCATATCTCTACAGTCAGAAGATTTTCCATAGATTCCCAATATTCCAGATTCTTTGTTTAATCTGTTATCCATTTCTTTATCAGTTAATCCTCTTTTGTTTTTGATGAATAGAACAGCAGCAGGATCGATATCTCCACATCTAGTTCCCATCATAAGACCTTGTAATGGAGTAAGTCCCATTGAAGTGTCTACGCATTTTCCATCTACTACAGCAGACATAGAGGCTCCGTTTCCTAAGTGGCAAACAATTATTTTAGAGTGCTCAGGATTTCCCATGATCTCTCTCATTGTTTCAGAAACATAAAGATGAGATGTTCCGTGGAATCCATATTTTCTAACTTTTAAATCTTTGTAATCTTCATATGGTAAAGCATACATATATGCTTTTGCTGGCATTGTTTGATGGAATGCAGTATCAAAAACTCCTACATTAGGTTTACCAGGCATAAGAGCCATGCAAGTTCTAACACCCATTAAGTTAGCTGGGTTGTGTAGAGGTGCAAGGTCATTGTTTTCTTCAACAGCTTTCATAACATCTTCATTTAATAATACTGATGAAGCAAATGTTTCTCCACCATGTACCATTCTATGTCCGATAGCTCCAACTTCTTCAACAGAAGCGATAACTCCGTTTTCTTTATCAACTATAGCGTTGATTACTAATTCTAATGCTTCTTTATGAGTAGGCATAGGTTTTTTGATTTCGATTTCAAAATCTTTAGCAGGTACTTCATATTCCATTCTAGAACCATCAATTCCGATTCTTTCACAAAGTCCTTTTGCAAATACTTCTTTAGTTTCAGGGTTCATCAATTGATATTTTAATGATGAACTTCCACAGTTTATTACTAAAACTTTCATTATACGTTTAACCTCCAAGATTATATTTTTTTATTATTCAGCTGCTTGAACTGCTGTAATTGCTACTAGGTTTACGATGTCATCTACTGAACATCCTCTTGATAAGTCATTGATAGGAGATGCAAGTCCTTGAATTAATGGACCATAAGCATTAGCACCAGCTAATCTTTGAACTAGTTTGTATCCAATGTTTCCAGCTGCAAGGTTAGGGAAAACTAATATGTTAGCACTTCCAGCAACTTTAGACTCAGGACATTTTTTCATTGCTACTGATTTAACGATAGCAGCATCAGCCTGTATCTCAGCTTCGTAAGGGAATGTAACTCCTCTTTCTTTTAAGATATTTCCAGCTTCTTTTACTACATCGATATCAGGGTGGTTTGCAGAACCTTTAGTTGAGAAAGTCATTAAAGCAACTTTTCCCTCCATTCCTACTACATTTTTAGCAGTAACAACTGAAGCTTCAGCAATATCTGCTAATTGCTCAGAAGTTGGAACTGGGATAACTGAACAGTCTCCAAATAGTAAAACTTCTCCATAAGTTTCTTGTCTTTCTGTAAGTTCCATAACAAACATAGAAGAAACAGTTTTTATTCCAGGTTTAGTTCCTATGATTTGTAGTCCAGCTCTTAATACATCAGCTGTAGGTGAATCTGATCCAGATACCATAGCATCAGCATCTTTCATTTTTACCATCATAGCTCCATAGAAGTTAGAATCAGTTGACATGATTTCTTTAGCTTTTTCAAAAGTCATTCCTTTTTTTGCTCTTAATTCAGCAAATTTAGTTGCATATTCGTCTAATTTTGGAGAATTAGCGATTTCGATTATTTCTACACCTTTTAAAGATATTCCTAAGTCGTTAGCAACTCTTTCCATATCTTCTTTAATTCCTAAAACTACAGGTTTAGCTACTCCTAATTCAACTATTTTAGCCGCAGCAGTAACTACTCTTTCATCTTTTCCTTCTGGTAATACAACTGTTTTACCAACTGTTCTTGCTTTTTCTCTTATTTTAACTAAAAAACTCAAAACAATCACTTCCTTAATATTATTTATTTTTTATCTTTTTATCTTTTCATGTTCAGAGGACATACTTATCCCTTAAGTGTTAAATATATACTAACAAATTTTAACTATAATTACAATTAATTTTGAAAAACATATACAAAATAAAAGTATATTATTAGTCGAATATAGCTTGTATATATTCTTTTGCATCAAACTTCCTTAAATCTTCAATCTTTTCGCCTACTCCAATAAACTTAATTGGTTTTTTAATCTCTTCAGATATACTGAACACAATCCCCCCTTTAGCAGTTCCATCTAATTTAGTTATTATGAAACCAGTTAAATCAGTTACTTCATTGAAAACTTTTGCTTGTGAAAGTCCATTCTGACCAGTGGTACCATCTATTACCAGAATAGATTCATAATGCTGATCACCTAATTTTTTCTTAATGATATTATGAATTTTTTCTAATTCTTTCATTAAGTTATTTTTATTATGAAGCCTTCCAGCAGTGTCTATGATAGCTATATCTGCTCCCCTTGCTTCAGCAGCGGCAAGGGTATCAAAGACAACAGCCCCAGGATCAGAACCTTGTGTACTTTTAACTATTTCAGCACCAGATCTTTTTGCCCATTCTTCAAGCTGTTCAATTGCAGCAGCTCTAAATGTATCACCAGCACCTAGTATAACTTTTTTACCATCTTTTACGAATTTAGAAGCTAGTTTACCAATAGTAGTAGTTTTTCCTACTCCATTTACACCAACTACAAGAATAACATTTAATTTACCATCTTCTATAACTATATCATTTCCCTCTTTGATAAGGAAACCTTCCATAACTTCTTTTAAGACAGGATAAATATCCTTAGGATCTTTTATTCCTCTCTTTTTTACTTCTTTTTCTAAAGCACCAACTATTTTTACTGTCATATCCATACCAATATCAGACTGGATAAGGATATCTTCTAACTCTTCATACATTTCAAAATCTATTACACTTCTTCCTAAGATAAAAGATTTTAACTTACCAAATAATCCCTCTCTAGATTTAAAAAGTTTATCTTTGAGGGAAGTAAAAAATCCTTTGCTCTCCTCTTCTTTTTTTATTTCTGGAATAGGGTCTTTTAACTCTTCCATTTTTTCTTCAAGTACAGGTTCAGTTAAATCTTCCTCTTTTTCTTCAGGAATAGATTCGATTATTTCTTTTTCTATTTCAAGTTCTGATTTTTCTTTATTTTCTTCAAGAATTTCAGAGATTTCAACACCAGCAACAGTGACATTACTCTTCTCTTCTTCATTCTTATCTTTCTTAAAAAGTTTGCTGAAAAAACCCATTTATTATGTCCTCCTAAAAATAACTTCTTTTCATTAATTTTACCATACTTTATACAGTTTTTCAATTTAAAAGAGTGAAAATGAATCCAAATGTGAGCATTTTTCTTTCTTTGCACAGTGAAATAAAAAAATAACACTGGCTATAAAATTTTTAATTTCATAGAACAGTGTTATTATAAATATTATAATTTAGTTAAAATATTTCTTACAGCTAATATTCCCATTACAGCAGCAATGTTCAATCCGCTTCCATAACCAGAACTGTCTCCAGCAGCATAAAGACCTTTTATACTTGTTTCCATCTCTTTAGTTATTTCTATTCTTGTACTTCTGAATTTTATTTCTGGAAAATAAAGTAAAAGATCACCAGAAGCAAATCCAGGAGTAATTTTATCAAGAACTTCAATAAATTCCATTATATTGTCTAGAAGTCTTTGAGGACATGCCAGAGCAATATCTCCAGCAACATAATCTTCAGTAGTTGGAATAATATTTAATCTTGAAAGTTTTTCATCAGTTGATCTTCTTCCAGCTTTTAAGTCTATA
Coding sequences within it:
- the gdhA gene encoding NADP-specific glutamate dehydrogenase; translation: MGVSAKEYVEKVIEKVKAKNPGEKEFVQAVEEVLTSLTPFIAENPQYIQQNILERIVEPERQIIFRVPWEDDNGNIQVNRGFRVEFNGVIGPYKGGLRFHPSVALDSMKFLAFEQTFKNSLTGLPIGGGKGGSDFNSTDKSDREIKRFCESFMTELYRHIGPDKDVPAGDIGVSGREIGYLFGHYRRIKGAYENGVLTGKNQNYGGSKIRPEATGYGVTYFIQEMLKDMGESIEGKIVAISGYGNVAWGAAKKMAELGAKVVTISGSKGYVYDPDGIKGEKVDYMLEVRGNKDVSLKDFAEKFNLEYFEGKKPWERKVDIVVPCAIQNEILLEDAQKIVENGVKIVCEGANMPCSAEAIELFEKHGIGFGAAKAANAGGVAVSALEMSQNSLRYQWSEEEVDSKLHDIMKDIYKKSKEMSVQYNVSLAKGANIAGFKKVADTMLMQGNY
- a CDS encoding bifunctional dihydroorotate dehydrogenase B NAD binding subunit/NADPH-dependent glutamate synthase, which gives rise to MYKIVEKKWLTPIICYMDVEAPDLAASAQPGQFLIIKTDAKGERIPLTICDYDRKKGTVAIVFQVLGESTKKMGEFEKGEYFADVVGPLGQPSELIHTDMEELKKKKYLFVAGGVGTAPVYPQVKWMKENGIDADVIIGTRSRDTLIFEDGMKSVSGNLYVCTDDGTYGRKGMVTDVIDDLLKEGKHYDHAIVIGPMIMMKFASKKCRENNIPNTVSLNPLMVDGTGMCGACRVTIEGRVKFACVDGPEFDGDQVNFDEAMRRQNMYKTEEGRNILMIEDGETHHNPSCPNHEIVVDKKKRVPVREQEPDIRNKNFEEVCYGYNMEEAQAEASRCINCKNPLCVQGCPVSIDIPAFIKKIKEGDMAGAGRIIAEYSNLPAVCGRVCPQETQCEGKCILGIKGEPVSIGKLERFVGDWVIANGIEYEIKEKNNKKVAVIGGGPAGLTAAGDLAKMGYDVTIYEALHKLGGVLSYGIPEFRLPKEKVVDKEIENLYKLGVKVVTNAVVGRTFTIDELLDRKGFSAVFIGSGAGLPRFMNIPGENYNGVISANEFLTRVNLMRANKSDYATPIKIGKRVIVVGGGNVAMDAARTAKRLGADTTVVYRRGEAELPARREEVEHAKEEGIKFHFLVSPTEVVGDEKGWVKEIKCIRMELGEPDESGRAKFSPIENSEFIIEAETVIMSLGTSPNPLIASTTENLKVNRWKGIEAEEETGRTSREGVFAGGDAVTGAATVILAMEAGKKAAAEIDNYLKNK
- the zupT gene encoding zinc transporter ZupT, with translation MFEDVAATRALILSFLAGMSTLLGAFIIFLTNKKSEKLVTISLGFAGGVMISVSFTDLMPNANILLAAYAGDKMGVVLGVIFLLIGVLLAAMLDKFVPHENEPHGDGKQHENLFRVGFVSTLAIGLHNFPEGIATFMAGYENMTLGISIALAIAMHNIPEGISVAMPIYFATGSKMKAFKYTFLSGIAEPIGATLAFLILKPYINDLTLGMIFGVISGIMLYIAIEELLPSSRQYGYTKEALIATFAGIILMPLTHVI
- a CDS encoding pyridoxamine kinase — protein: MDNIVKKVAAIHDLSGYGRSSLTSIIPILSSMKLQVCPVPTAVLSTHTGGFEGFSFLDLTDYMEQHIAHWKKLGLEFDCIYSGFLGSPRQIKIVADFVDFFGHKNNLTVIDPVLGDNGRLYGTMGNEMVEEMKKLIGKADIITPNFTEVTFLLDKEYKKEISESEVKEWLIELAAMGPKIVIATSVPDEDSHSTDRKTNVVAYDRENNVFWKVSCKYIPASYPGTGDAYTSVVIGSLLQGDSLPIAIERGVQFITQCILASYGFKYPNREGVLLERMLDVLKMPTISSSYELLKND
- a CDS encoding pentapeptide repeat-containing protein — its product is MLEQDILKAIEEEISVCGEYYQESIANMNLKRIDFENSIFQECKFENCDFTNSSFSHVEMTKCSFKNCKFISSYWNSSTVTDCNGDGCDFNQSIFKNIDINKSSFFYANYSNSLWVSMNIRDSFFNYGFLSEIKMKKIKLDNVNFSNTDFFKTPLKGIDFSSCIIENIRVSDNYSELRGMQLSITQTMDIALIIGIKIK